A genomic segment from Diadema setosum chromosome 11, eeDiaSeto1, whole genome shotgun sequence encodes:
- the LOC140235407 gene encoding uncharacterized protein codes for MSCFIVESGSHAGYGGHVKSDDFTNFSEDLGTPSSPFCDEKKAMGSPQTNLLRHINDAKKNAVNPVDFTAKLFEAVCDSVFMTVLSILILGVPASMVYFGFMYLDKCPGLPLVPLYLVANGSVLLFKLLLDLAVRIQRHVVFSTGSGSDVLQYLCGCTFCSNVCTVIAMSLFFANSFWLLSFEPVTGDRWSKNYCHPFVYSFSVWMAISPYVLLAGAVVTCFCTSAVGYVTLKFDQTGP; via the exons GAATCTGGGAGTCATGCGGGATACGGCGGTCATGTCAAAAGCGACGATTTCACGAATTTCAGCGAGGATCTAGGCACGCCCTCATCTCCGTTTTGTGACGAGAAGAAAG CTATGGGCTCTCCCCAGACGAACTTACTCCGTCATATTAACGACGCAAAGAAGAACGCTGTCAATCCCGTGGACTTCACCGCCAAGCTTTTCGAAGCTGTATGTGACTCAG TTTTCATGACAGTTCTGTCAATCCTGATACTCGGTGTACCTGCTTCCATGGTTTATTTTG GATTCATGTACCTGGACAAATGCCCCGGTCTGCCCCTGGTCCCGCTCTACCTGGTCGCCAACGGCAGTGTTCTTCTCTTTAAACTGTTATTGGACTTGGCTGTGCGAATCCAGCGGCACGTGGTGTTCTCAACTGGCTCCGGGAGCGACGTCCTCCAGTACTTGTGTGGCTGCACGTTTTGCAGCAATGTCTGCACCGTCATAGCGATGTCACTCTTTTTTGCAA ACAGCTTCTGGTTACTCAGCTTTGAGCCCGTTACGGGGGACAGGTGGAGTAAAAACTACTGTCATCCATTCGTATACTCCTTCTCCGTGTGGATGGCCATTTCTCCTTACGTCCTACTGGCCGGAGCTGTCGTCACCTGCTTCTGCACATCAGCCGTTGGCTACGTTACCCTGAAATTCGACCAGACGGGCCCGTGA